A portion of the Mustela erminea isolate mMusErm1 chromosome 19, mMusErm1.Pri, whole genome shotgun sequence genome contains these proteins:
- the LOC116579904 gene encoding zinc finger protein 792-like: MGPCSARRPGDAGPPGPPAPRFPHAGISREPQARRAPGSGEAVRYPPTPLRAPARMVALGADPSPAAPLRARAAMVVATALRAPAQGCVTFEDVTIDFSQEEWGLLDEAQRLLYCDVMLENFALIASLGLTSFRSHVVAQPQMGTELWVPDRVDMTSVMARGAYSGLVSGVGCGVEGERSVSAEGVSQDRKLKEALCNHKNYSHDARGLPVKDVLHLTEHQVTHPRQKPDACEATGRGSESSTNLQQQQNIDQPGRRDEDRASLVKTCRDDTSKEPLTVRADGKDFAGGKATSGFLQRQVVHRVEEPPQSTGPQCHNKCSEFGNAFPDKPAPVRHQRTHTGERPFECNKCGIFFSHASGLSQHQRDHNRGKPYECSECGKFFSRHSSLMRHQRVHTGESPYVCSECGKLFSQSSNLIQHKRVHTGEKPYECRECGKAFSQHSNLIHHKRVHTGKSAHECRECGKSFNCNSSLIKHWRVHTGERPYKCNECGKFFSRISSLIQHQIIHTGERPYRCSECGRSFIWSSDLMKHQRVHTGERPYECSECGKLFSQSSSLHSHRRLHTGERPYQCPECGKFFKHSSSLHSHRRLHTGERPYECLECGKTFSKRATLVRHQKIHTREKSAENVHPPPAQRCAQVISSENRLYEGAISQRVNLVHSNVHNGQSPYEC; the protein is encoded by the exons ATGGGCCCCTGCTCCGCCCGGCGCCCCGGAGACGCGGGTCCGCCAGGTCCGCCCGCGCCTCGCTTCCCGCACGCCGGGATCAGCCGGGAGCCCCAGGCCCGCCGTGCCCCGGGGTCAGGCGAAGCTGTTCGGTACCCGCCGACTCCGCTGCGAGCCCCGGCAAGGATGGTGGCATTGGGCGCTGATCCGTCTCCGGCGGCTCCGCTGCGAGCCCGGGCAGCGATGGTGGTGGCGACGGCGCTCAGGGCCCCTGCACAG ggctgtgtgacctttgagGACGTGACCATTGACTTCTCCCAGGAGGAGTGGGGGCTCCTTGATGAGGCTCAGAGGCTTCTGTACTGcgatgtgatgctggagaactttGCCCTTATAGCCTCGCTGG GTCTGACGTCTTTCAGGTCTCACGTAGTTGCCCAGCCGCAGATGGGGACAGAGCTGTGGGTGCCTGACAGGGTGGACATGACATCAGTCATGGCAAGAGGGGCGTACAGTGGACTTGTCTctg GTGTTGGCTGTGGAGTGGAGGGTGAGCGTAGTGTGTCTGCAGAAGGCGTGTCACAGGACAGGAAGCTCAAGGAGGCTCTGTGCAACCACAAAAACTACTCCCATGACGCACGTGGCCTGCCCGTGAAAGACGTTTTGCACCTGACCGAACACCAGGTAACACATCCCAGGCAGAAACCAGATGCGTGTGAGGCTACTGGGAGAGGGTCGGAGTCCAGTACAAACCTTCAGCAGCAGCAGAACATAGACCAGCCTGGCAGAAGGGATGAGGACAGGGCCTCCCTTGTGAAGACCTGCAGAGATGACACATCAAAGGAGCCTCTCACAGTCAGGGCGGATGGGAAGGACTTCGCGGGCGGTAAGGCCACATCCGGCTTTCTCCAGCGCCAGGTCGTTCACAGAGTGGAGGAGCCTCCCCAGAGCACTGGCCCACAATGTCACAACAAGTGCAGTGAATTTGGGAACGCTTTCCCTGACAAGCCCGCACCTGTTCGGCACCAGAGAACCCACACTGGGGAAAGGCCTTTTGAGTGCAACAAATGTGGGATATTCTTTAGCCACGCCTCCGGCCTCTCTCAGCaccagagagatcacaatagagGAAAGCCTTATGAGTGCTCCGAATGTGGGAAGTTCTTCAGCCGACACTCTAGTCTCATGAGACATCAGAGAGTTCACACTGGGGAAAGCCCTTATGTGTGCAGCGAATGTGGGAAATTATTTAGCCAAAGCTCCAACCTCATTCAGCATAAGAGGGTGcacactggagagaagccttATGAGTGCCGtgagtgtgggaaggccttcagccAGCACTCCAATCTCATTCATCATAAGCGGGTCCATACGGGCAAAAGCGCTCATGAGTGCAGAGAGTGTGGGAAGTCTTTCAACTGCAACTCCAGCCTCATTAAGCACTGGAGggttcacactggagaaagacCTTATAAgtgcaatgaatgtgggaaattctTCAGCCGCATCTCCAGTCTCATCCAACATCAGATCATCCACACTGGTGAACGGCCTTACAGGTGCAGCGAATGTGGGAGATCCTTCATCTGGAGCTCTGACCTCATGAAGCATCAGAGAGTCCACACTGGGGAGCGGCCTTATGAGTGCAGCGAATGTGGGAAATTGTTTAGCCAGAGCTCCAGCCTCCATAGCCATCGGAGACTTCACACTGGGGAACGGCCATATCAGTGCCCTGAATGTGGGAAATTCTTTAAGCACAGCTCCAGCCTCCATAGCCATCGGAGACTTCACACCGGTGAGCGGCCTTATGAGTGCCTCGAATGTGGCAAAACCTTCAGCAAGAGGGCTACCCTTGTCCGGCACCAGAAAATTCACACAAGAGAAAAGAGTGCAGAGAATGTGCACCCTCCCCCAGCACAACGATGTGCACAGGTGATAAGCTCTGAGAACCGTCTTTATGAAGGGGCCATCAGCCAGAGGGTGAACCTTGTTCATTCCAATGTCCACAATGGGCAGAGTCCCTACGAATGCTAG